A genomic segment from Sphingopyxis sp. DBS4 encodes:
- a CDS encoding OPT family oligopeptide transporter has product MTNGNHGSAAMRELTLRAIILGGLLTFLFTAANVYFGLRVGLTFSTAIPAAVISMAVLRTLGGSNMVENNIVQTIGSAAGAVATMIFILPGLVIVGWWTNFPYWTTMLTCAAGGVLGVMLSVPLRRALVINSDLPYPEGVAGAEILRVGMAGDEGARENRLGLSTIILGALVAAFYGVMTALKVAAGEVAKNFKLGAGVSGVAGTMSLGLIGVGHLIGLATGIAMAIGAAISWFVLLPWLSAGKLGAADDIVGAVFSQEVRFVGAGAIAVAAIWALIRISGSIIAGLKGIAEAARARQAGRVLDLTERDMPGKIVGGVSLALFIPIGLLLWNFVQGGPLAGHTGSALLLALLFILVVGVATAVVTGYMAGLVGTSNSPVSGIGILSILIAAVLVAAVFGGDVAAGDRAPLIAFALFVTAFVFGIGIVANDNLQDLKTGQLVGSTPWKQQVALILGVLAGSFIIPPVLDLLNTAFGFAGAPGAGPNALAAPQASLIASIAQGVLGGTLRWDLVGLGAVIGVGAILLDEGLGRAGRTRLPPLAVAMGMYLPMSVTLPTIIGTVIGHFWNRMSDKTSRPEFGRRMGVLLATGLVVGDSLYGLVFAGTVAAVGDADRLAIVGDGFGTASEFIGLGLLAALGWFAYARTRRRIDATPAE; this is encoded by the coding sequence ATGACCAACGGGAACCACGGCAGCGCGGCGATGCGCGAACTGACGCTGCGCGCGATCATACTCGGCGGATTGCTGACGTTTCTGTTCACGGCGGCGAACGTCTATTTCGGGTTGCGCGTCGGCTTGACCTTTTCGACCGCGATTCCCGCGGCGGTGATCTCGATGGCGGTGCTGCGAACGCTCGGCGGATCAAACATGGTCGAAAACAACATCGTCCAGACGATCGGAAGCGCGGCGGGCGCCGTGGCAACGATGATCTTCATCCTTCCCGGCCTGGTCATCGTCGGCTGGTGGACGAATTTTCCCTATTGGACGACGATGCTGACCTGCGCGGCGGGCGGGGTGCTGGGGGTGATGCTGTCGGTGCCGCTGCGCCGCGCGCTGGTGATCAATTCGGACCTTCCCTATCCGGAGGGCGTTGCGGGCGCCGAGATTCTGCGTGTCGGCATGGCGGGGGACGAAGGCGCGCGCGAGAATCGGCTCGGCCTTTCGACGATCATTCTCGGCGCGCTGGTCGCCGCCTTCTATGGCGTGATGACAGCGCTCAAGGTAGCGGCGGGCGAGGTCGCCAAGAACTTCAAGCTCGGCGCCGGAGTGAGCGGCGTCGCGGGCACCATGTCGCTGGGGCTGATCGGCGTCGGGCATCTGATCGGGCTGGCGACGGGGATCGCGATGGCGATCGGCGCGGCGATTTCCTGGTTTGTGTTGCTTCCGTGGCTCAGCGCCGGAAAGCTTGGCGCGGCCGACGATATCGTCGGCGCGGTGTTCAGCCAGGAGGTGCGTTTCGTCGGTGCCGGCGCGATTGCGGTCGCAGCGATCTGGGCGCTGATTCGGATCAGCGGCAGCATCATCGCCGGCCTCAAGGGAATCGCGGAAGCGGCGCGGGCGCGCCAGGCCGGGCGGGTGCTCGACCTGACCGAGCGCGACATGCCGGGGAAAATCGTCGGCGGAGTCAGCCTGGCGCTGTTCATCCCTATCGGACTTTTGCTGTGGAATTTCGTGCAGGGCGGCCCGCTGGCGGGGCATACTGGCTCGGCCCTGTTGCTCGCCTTGCTGTTCATTCTGGTGGTCGGCGTCGCGACCGCGGTGGTCACGGGATATATGGCGGGGCTGGTCGGAACCTCGAACAGCCCGGTGTCGGGGATTGGCATCCTGTCCATCCTGATCGCCGCGGTGCTGGTTGCTGCGGTGTTTGGCGGTGACGTGGCGGCGGGGGATCGCGCGCCGCTGATCGCCTTTGCGCTGTTCGTGACCGCTTTCGTGTTCGGGATCGGCATCGTTGCCAACGACAATCTCCAGGACCTGAAGACCGGCCAGTTGGTCGGATCGACACCGTGGAAGCAGCAGGTCGCGTTGATCCTGGGGGTGCTGGCGGGGTCGTTCATCATCCCGCCGGTGCTCGATCTGCTCAACACCGCATTCGGTTTCGCCGGTGCCCCCGGGGCCGGACCGAATGCCCTCGCGGCGCCGCAGGCGTCGCTGATCGCATCGATCGCGCAAGGCGTGCTCGGTGGAACGCTGCGTTGGGATCTGGTTGGCTTGGGCGCCGTGATCGGTGTCGGTGCGATCCTCCTCGACGAAGGGCTGGGCCGGGCGGGCAGGACGCGGCTGCCGCCGCTCGCCGTTGCGATGGGCATGTATCTGCCGATGTCGGTGACCTTGCCGACAATCATCGGCACGGTGATCGGCCATTTCTGGAACCGCATGTCGGACAAGACGAGCCGCCCCGAATTCGGGCGGCGGATGGGCGTTCTGCTGGCGACCGGGCTGGTGGTCGGCGACAGCCTTTACGGGCTGGTGTTCGCGGGCACGGTGGCCGCGGTTGGCGACGCGGACCGCCTCGCGATCGTCGGCGACGGGTTCGGGACGGCGTCCGAATTCATCGGCCTCGGCCTGCTCGCGGCGCTCGGCTGGTTCGCTTATGCGCGGACGCGTCGGCGGATCGACGCGACGCCCGCCGAATAA
- a CDS encoding M23 family metallopeptidase: MAAFATIGAAPEPDIIIPVEGMRASNLVDSWDKDRAGGRIHHAIDIQAPLGTPVLAAMDGRIEKLFASKRGGLTIYQRSADGRLILYYAHLQGYRRGHAEGQAVKRGQVIGTVGASGNADPSFPHLHFQMLATVPGSGWQDGEPINPYPLLTGKRRLRQVRNP, from the coding sequence GTGGCCGCTTTCGCCACGATCGGAGCTGCGCCCGAACCCGACATCATCATCCCGGTCGAGGGGATGCGCGCGTCGAATCTCGTCGATAGCTGGGACAAAGACCGCGCTGGAGGACGCATTCACCATGCGATCGACATTCAGGCGCCGCTCGGCACACCCGTGCTTGCGGCGATGGACGGGCGGATCGAAAAGCTGTTCGCGTCGAAACGCGGTGGACTCACCATCTATCAGCGCTCGGCGGACGGACGGCTGATCCTCTATTATGCGCATCTGCAGGGCTATCGCCGCGGCCATGCCGAGGGGCAGGCGGTCAAGCGCGGGCAGGTGATCGGCACGGTCGGGGCAAGCGGTAATGCCGACCCGTCCTTTCCGCACCTGCATTTCCAGATGCTTGCCACCGTGCCGGGAAGCGGCTGGCAGGATGGCGAGCCGATCAATCCCTATCCGCTGCTGACGGGAAAACGGCGGCTTCGCCAAGTGCGAAATCCGTGA
- the thiE gene encoding thiamine phosphate synthase has protein sequence MTTPACQLYLISPLDVGGGFPAKLEEALSAAPVAAFQFRVKDVSQHEAARLAEPLQAICAAHDTAFIVNDDMALAKRLGADGVHLGQGDGDPQEARRLLGPGAQIGVTCHDSRHLAMEAGEAGADYVAFGAFFPTTTKAVEHQADPEILTWWQGLFELPCVAIGGITVDNAKALVEAGADFLAVSGGVWAHPEGPAAAVRMFDKLMAG, from the coding sequence ATGACCACGCCAGCCTGCCAGCTTTACCTGATCTCGCCGCTCGACGTCGGCGGCGGTTTTCCCGCGAAACTCGAGGAAGCGCTGTCCGCCGCGCCGGTCGCGGCGTTCCAGTTCCGCGTCAAGGATGTGAGCCAGCACGAGGCGGCGCGGCTCGCCGAGCCGTTGCAGGCGATTTGCGCCGCGCACGATACCGCCTTCATCGTCAACGACGATATGGCGCTCGCGAAGCGGCTCGGCGCCGATGGCGTCCATCTGGGGCAGGGCGACGGCGATCCGCAGGAGGCGCGGCGCCTGCTCGGGCCGGGCGCGCAGATCGGCGTGACCTGCCACGACAGCCGCCATCTTGCGATGGAAGCGGGCGAGGCAGGGGCGGACTATGTCGCGTTCGGCGCCTTTTTTCCGACGACGACCAAGGCGGTCGAGCATCAGGCCGACCCTGAAATTTTAACATGGTGGCAGGGATTGTTCGAACTGCCCTGCGTCGCGATCGGCGGGATCACCGTCGACAATGCCAAGGCGCTGGTTGAGGCCGGCGCGGATTTCCTCGCGGTTTCGGGCGGCGTTTGGGCGCATCCCGAGGGCCCGGCGGCAGCGGTACGGATGTTCGATAAGCTGATGGCGGGGTGA
- a CDS encoding O-methyltransferase encodes MAAGWQAVDDYIAGKLLGDDDALAAALANNAAQGLPPIDVSAAQGKMLFLLAQTVGANYILEVGTLGGYSTIWLARALPQGGALVTLELEAHHAAVARANLERAGVADKVDIRVGPAADSLAAMAMGAPFDFVFIDADKQNNALYVDEAIRLGRSGTTIIVDNVVREGGVLDANSGDERIAGTRTLFDRLSADPRLDATAIQTVGAKGWDGFVLARVR; translated from the coding sequence ATGGCTGCTGGCTGGCAAGCCGTCGACGATTATATCGCCGGGAAACTGCTCGGCGACGACGATGCGCTTGCCGCCGCGCTTGCCAATAATGCGGCACAGGGCTTGCCGCCGATCGATGTGTCGGCGGCGCAGGGCAAGATGCTGTTCCTGCTCGCGCAGACCGTGGGCGCGAATTACATCCTCGAAGTCGGGACGCTCGGCGGCTATTCGACGATCTGGCTCGCGCGGGCGCTGCCTCAAGGTGGCGCGCTGGTAACGCTCGAACTCGAGGCGCATCATGCGGCGGTGGCGCGCGCGAATCTCGAACGGGCGGGCGTCGCCGACAAGGTCGACATCCGTGTCGGCCCGGCCGCCGACAGCCTGGCCGCGATGGCGATGGGCGCGCCGTTCGATTTTGTCTTCATCGACGCCGACAAGCAGAACAACGCCCTTTATGTGGACGAGGCGATCCGGCTCGGGCGCAGCGGCACGACGATCATCGTCGACAATGTCGTGCGCGAAGGCGGCGTGCTCGACGCGAATAGCGGCGACGAGCGGATTGCGGGCACGCGCACATTGTTCGACCGGCTGAGCGCCGATCCGCGGCTCGACGCGACCGCGATCCAGACGGTGGGGGCGAAGGGCTGGGACGGATTCGTGCTGGCGCGGGTGCGTTGA
- a CDS encoding fructose bisphosphate aldolase: protein MLDQIKSGQGFIAALDQSGGSTPKALKGYGIEEDAYANDEEMFGLIHAMRSRIVTAPCFNGEKVIGAILFERTMDGEAGGKPVPALLWERGVVPFLKVDKGLEAEADGVQLMKPMPDLDALCDRAVAKGVFGTKMRSVVNLANPAGIKAIARQQFAEAKRIAAHGLVPIIEPEVNIKSAERDAADRLLLQEMLAELDAWDGAPVMLKLSLPTESGLFQPLVDHPKVLRVVALSGGFARPEACAELAKNPGIIASFSRALLEDLRHQMSDDEFNASLGGAIDEIHAASVA from the coding sequence ATGCTCGACCAGATCAAATCGGGACAGGGGTTCATCGCCGCGCTCGATCAGAGCGGCGGTTCGACGCCGAAGGCATTGAAGGGTTATGGCATCGAGGAAGACGCCTATGCGAACGACGAGGAGATGTTCGGCCTGATCCACGCGATGCGCAGCCGCATCGTCACCGCGCCCTGCTTCAACGGTGAAAAGGTGATCGGCGCGATCCTGTTCGAGCGCACAATGGACGGCGAGGCAGGCGGCAAGCCGGTTCCGGCGCTGCTCTGGGAACGCGGCGTCGTTCCCTTTCTGAAGGTCGACAAGGGGCTCGAAGCCGAGGCCGACGGCGTCCAGCTCATGAAGCCGATGCCCGACCTCGACGCGCTGTGCGACCGCGCGGTCGCCAAGGGCGTGTTCGGCACCAAGATGCGCAGCGTCGTCAACCTCGCCAATCCGGCGGGGATCAAGGCGATCGCGCGGCAGCAGTTCGCCGAGGCGAAGCGCATCGCCGCGCACGGTCTGGTTCCGATCATCGAACCCGAAGTGAACATCAAGAGCGCCGAGCGCGATGCCGCCGACCGCCTGCTGCTTCAGGAAATGCTGGCCGAACTCGACGCGTGGGACGGCGCGCCGGTGATGCTCAAGCTGTCGCTCCCGACCGAATCGGGCCTGTTCCAGCCGCTCGTCGATCATCCGAAGGTGCTGCGCGTCGTCGCACTGTCGGGCGGCTTCGCGCGGCCCGAAGCCTGCGCCGAACTGGCGAAGAACCCGGGTATCATCGCGAGCTTCAGCCGCGCCTTGCTCGAAGATCTCCGCCACCAGATGAGCGACGACGAGTTCAACGCCTCGCTCGGCGGCGCGATCGACGAGATTCACGCGGCCTCGGTCGCGTAA
- the pgk gene encoding phosphoglycerate kinase, giving the protein MSSFKTLDDIGDVTGKRVLVRVDLNVPMSDGAVADDTRIRAAMPTIRELSDKGAIVLLLAHFGRPKGAKNPTQSLSLVIDGVADVLGHSVMFIPDCIGEGAKAGVAVLAPGDVAVLENTRFHAGEEKNDPAFADALAEVGDLYVDDAFSAAHRAHGSTEGIAHRLPAYAGRAMEAELNALDAALGNPVHPVAAVVGGAKVSSKIDVLRNLVGKVDHLIIGGGMANTFLAARGVDVGKSLCEHDLVDTANAIFDAADAAGCTIHLPYDVVVAKEFAPNPPTRTVNVHEVAADEMILDVGPAAVEALADVLKNCRTLVWNGPLGAFETPPFDTATVALAKTAAALTREGSLISVAGGGDTVAALNHAGVAGDFTFVSTAGGAFLEWMEGKPLPGVDALKA; this is encoded by the coding sequence ATGAGCAGCTTCAAGACTCTCGACGACATCGGCGACGTCACTGGCAAACGTGTGCTGGTCCGCGTCGACCTCAATGTCCCGATGTCCGACGGCGCGGTCGCTGACGATACGCGGATTCGCGCGGCGATGCCGACGATCCGCGAATTGTCGGACAAGGGCGCGATCGTGCTGCTGCTCGCGCATTTCGGACGGCCGAAGGGCGCGAAGAACCCGACCCAGTCGCTGAGCCTCGTCATCGACGGGGTCGCCGACGTGCTCGGCCATTCGGTGATGTTTATCCCCGACTGCATCGGCGAAGGCGCGAAGGCGGGAGTCGCGGTGCTCGCGCCGGGCGATGTCGCGGTGCTCGAAAATACGCGCTTTCACGCGGGTGAGGAAAAGAACGATCCTGCCTTCGCCGATGCGCTCGCCGAGGTCGGCGACCTTTATGTCGACGACGCCTTCTCTGCCGCGCACCGCGCGCACGGCTCGACCGAAGGCATCGCGCACCGGCTTCCGGCTTATGCGGGCCGCGCGATGGAAGCCGAGCTTAACGCGCTCGACGCCGCGCTCGGCAATCCGGTGCATCCGGTCGCCGCGGTGGTCGGCGGCGCGAAGGTGTCGAGCAAGATCGACGTGCTGCGCAATCTCGTCGGCAAGGTCGATCATCTGATCATCGGCGGCGGTATGGCGAACACCTTCCTCGCCGCGCGCGGGGTCGACGTCGGCAAGTCGCTGTGCGAGCATGACCTCGTCGATACCGCCAACGCGATCTTCGACGCCGCCGATGCCGCGGGCTGCACGATCCATTTGCCCTATGACGTCGTGGTCGCGAAAGAGTTCGCGCCCAATCCGCCGACGCGCACCGTCAACGTGCATGAGGTCGCGGCCGACGAGATGATCCTCGACGTCGGCCCTGCCGCGGTCGAGGCGCTTGCCGACGTGCTCAAGAATTGCCGGACTTTGGTGTGGAACGGCCCGCTCGGCGCATTCGAGACGCCGCCCTTCGACACTGCGACGGTCGCGCTGGCGAAGACCGCCGCAGCGCTGACCCGCGAAGGCTCGCTGATTTCGGTCGCGGGCGGCGGCGATACCGTCGCGGCGCTCAACCACGCCGGGGTCGCCGGCGATTTCACTTTCGTCTCGACGGCGGGCGGCGCTTTCCTCGAATGGATGGAAGGCAAGCCACTGCCAGGCGTGGACGCGCTCAAGGCCTGA
- the gap gene encoding type I glyceraldehyde-3-phosphate dehydrogenase produces MAVKVAINGFGRIGRNVARAILERTDHDLELVSINDLGDAKANARLLRHDSVHGAFNGSVEVDGNDLIINGKRIQVTAERDPAALPHAANGIDIVMECTGFFTNKAGGQKHLDAGAKRVLISAPAKEVDLTVVYGVNDDQITADHLIISNASCTTNCLAPFAKVLHEAIGIERGLMTTIHAYTNDQKILDQIHSDPRRARAAAMSMIPTSTGAAVAVGLVLPELKGKLDGSSIRVPTPNVSVVDLTFTPSRDTTAEEVNAVLKAAAEGPLKGVLGYTEEPLVSIDFNHNAASSTIDSLETAVIDGKLVRVLSWYDNEWGFSNRMIDTAGVIAKFL; encoded by the coding sequence ATGGCAGTGAAAGTCGCAATCAACGGTTTCGGACGCATCGGCCGCAATGTGGCGCGCGCCATATTGGAGCGTACCGACCATGACCTTGAACTGGTGTCGATCAACGATCTTGGCGATGCAAAGGCGAATGCCCGTCTGCTTCGCCATGACTCGGTGCATGGTGCGTTCAATGGCAGCGTCGAGGTCGATGGCAACGATCTGATCATCAATGGCAAGCGCATCCAGGTGACCGCCGAGCGCGATCCCGCCGCGCTGCCGCACGCCGCGAACGGCATCGACATCGTGATGGAATGCACGGGCTTCTTCACCAACAAGGCCGGCGGCCAGAAGCATCTCGACGCCGGTGCCAAGCGCGTGCTGATCTCGGCTCCCGCCAAGGAAGTCGACCTGACCGTCGTCTATGGCGTCAACGACGACCAGATCACCGCCGATCATCTGATCATCTCGAACGCGTCCTGCACCACCAACTGCCTCGCGCCCTTCGCCAAGGTGCTGCACGAGGCGATCGGTATCGAGCGCGGGCTGATGACCACGATCCACGCCTATACCAACGACCAGAAGATTCTCGACCAGATCCATAGCGACCCGCGTCGCGCCCGCGCCGCCGCGATGTCGATGATCCCGACCTCGACCGGCGCGGCCGTAGCCGTCGGCCTCGTCCTGCCCGAACTGAAGGGCAAGCTCGACGGGTCGTCGATCCGCGTCCCGACCCCGAACGTCTCGGTGGTGGATCTGACCTTCACGCCGTCGCGTGACACGACTGCGGAAGAGGTGAACGCGGTGCTCAAGGCGGCCGCCGAAGGCCCGCTGAAGGGCGTGCTCGGCTATACCGAGGAACCGCTGGTCTCGATCGACTTCAACCATAATGCGGCGAGCTCGACCATCGACAGCCTCGAAACGGCGGTGATCGACGGCAAGCTGGTGCGCGTGCTCAGCTGGTACGACAATGAATGGGGCTTCTCGAACCGCATGATCGACACTGCGGGCGTGATCGCGAAGTTCCTTTAA